In Papaver somniferum cultivar HN1 chromosome 1, ASM357369v1, whole genome shotgun sequence, a genomic segment contains:
- the LOC113271747 gene encoding uncharacterized protein LOC113271747, whose protein sequence is MSFLIADVFLDGRGKVASTVKHITRNTTPFCYTQILGAVKGLVCFINDSVHAACMYNVGTREVTPWIKSTLLMEETQKSSRNCVGDTSSYSFGYSPESKEHKLICKWVIYDGDKAFQIWEILTLGHKAWKRIDQVPNCHFRQDAPSVYVDGSIYWYPFNFASGDCGDVSVRFLLAFDVGSEKFRTIQIPDFSQLQCVTLLDVQSRVAMLHRTSAYTARCLYMKAMASIEVKI, encoded by the coding sequence ATGAGTTTCTTGATAGCTGATGTATTTCTTGATGGAAGAGGGAAGGTAGCATCAACCGTAAAGCACATTACAAGgaacacaactccattttgttaTACTCAAATTCTTGGAGCTGTAAAAGGTTTGGTCTGTTTCATTAACGATTCTGTACATGCTGCTTGTATGTATAATGTAGGTACGAGAGAAGTTACACCATGGATAAAATCAacattattgatggaagaaacgCAAAAGTCTAGCCGCAATTGCGTAGGTGATACTAGTTCTTATAGTTTTGGATATTCTCCGGAAAGTAAGGAACACAAACTGATTTGCAAGTGGGTGATATACGATGGTGATAAAGCTTTCCAAATTTGGGAGATTTTGACTTTAGGACACAAAGCATGGAAAAGAATTGATCAAGTCCCAAATTGTCATTTCAGGCAGGATGCACCTTCTGTATATGTGGATGGCTCTATTTACTGGTATCCTTTTAACTTTGCAAGTGGTGATTGTGGTGATGTTAGTGTAAGATTTCTATTGGCATTTGATGTTGGAAGTGAGAAGTTCAGAACAATCCAAATCCCTGATTTCAGTCAGTTACAATGTGTTACTTTATTAGATGTGCAAAGCCGTGTCGCTATGTTGCATAGAACTAGTGCTTACACTGCACGATGTCTATATATGAAGGCAATGGCAAGTATAGAGGTAAAGATATAG